Below is a genomic region from Actinoallomurus bryophytorum.
GCGGACCGCGCGCTGGACCTGGGACCCGGCCGCCACCAGGATGGCCGCGGGCAAGGCCAGGACGTACGTGCTCAAGCCCGGAGAGCCGTTCGGCCCGTTCCGGCCCGACGCCGAGGTCACCGGGGGACCGGCCACCGGCGCCCGCGTCCTGGTGGAGACATCCGGAAAGAACGCCGCGAAGTTCTCCGTGGCCCGCGCCGCCGCCGTGGAGGCGAAGCGGCCGAAGTGAGAGGTCGCGCGCACAGGCGGGCGCGTGGGTGGTCCGGGCGTTGGGTCGGTGGGTCCAGGCCCGGCGATCACTTCCTGTGACCGCAGTCCCTGGCGGAGGCGCGCGTACCCACCCGAGCGTGCCCGTCTCATCGTGCGAACGCCCACGCCACCATCAGCGGGAACTCTTCCCGCCAGAACGCGTCGCCGTGCGATCCGACCCGCTCGGTCATCACGACGTCCGCGTCCGCGTCGCGCAGCGCCTCCGCCCACCGGGTCGCGTTCTCGTGGAAGAACGGCTCCAGCGTGCCGGCGACGAGGTACGCGCGCGGAAGCGGGCTCGGCATCACGCCGGGCGGCCGGTAGCCGGCGCCGGGCGAGGCGCAGAGGACCGCGCCGTAGACCTCCGGGTGCCGGAGCCCCAGGGCGAGCGCCAGCTCACCACTCGCCGAGACACCGAACACCGCGGTGCGCTCCGCCGGCAGCGCGACTCCGAAACGCGACCGCGCCCATCGGCGGACCTCCCCGACGAAGAACGTCTCGTGTGCCGCGAAGCGTTCCGGGTCGAATCCCGGTGAGTACTCATGGAGGCGCAGAGTCTCGTCGGCCGGCCGGTGTGCACCGACGATCATCGTGGACGGTACGGCGGACGCCTCGAGGACTCCTCCCCATCGCGCTATGAGCCGGCCGTCACCGGCGAACACGACCGCCTCGGGCGGATCGGGCGGGACGTACACGGTGACCTGCCGGCCGCCGTCGTAGTCGAACCGCTCGGTGACGAGCTCTCCCGCGATGGACATCGTCGCTGTCTCCTCGTCAGTGCCGCCATCGTCCGCAGCCTACTGTTCAAGCAAGAATCCGATATTTCGTTGCAAAACCCTGAGTGAATTCAGTAACTTCGTGCTGCACGGGCGGGTACGAGGTCTCAGGGGGCATATATGACTGCCGATGCGTCGACGGTGCTGATCGAGGCCAGGAGCCTGACGAAGGTCTACCGCAAGCCCGGCGGCCGCGAGGACTTCACCGCCGTCGACGGCATCGACCTCGACGTACGCCGCGGCGAGGCGTTCGGCGTCCTCGGCGCGAACGGCGCCGGCAAGTCCTCCACCATGCGCATGATCGCCTGCGTCTCCCCGGTGAGCCGCGGCAGCCTGCGCATCCTCGGCCGCGACAGCGCCACGGACGGTGCCGGGATCCGGGCGAGGCTCGGCGTCGTTCCGCAGGACGACACGATCGACGGCGAGCTGACCGTACGCGAGAACCTGCTGATCTACGGCCGCTACTTCGGGCTGTCCTGGAAGACCCTGCGCGAGCGCACCAGGCGGCTCCTGGAGTTCACGCGTCTCTCGGAGAAGGCCGATGACGCCGTCGCGACGCTGTCGGGCGGCATGCGGCGGCGGCTCACCATCGCGCGGGCGCTCATCAACGAACCCGAGATCGTCCTGCTCGACGAGCCCACGACCGGGCTCGACCCCCAGGCCCGCCACCTGCTCTGGGAGCGACTCTTCCAGCTCAAGCAGGACGGCGTGACGCTGCTGCTGACGACGCACTACATGGACGAGGCCGAACAGCTGTGCGACCGGCTGGTGGTGATGGACGCGGGAAGGATCGTCGCCTCCGGTACCCCCGCCGAGCTCATCACCCGCTACACGACCCGTGAGGTCGTCGAGCTGCGCTTCGCCCCGGACGGACGGCAGATCATGGCCGACAAGTGCCGTGGCCTCGTCGACCGCGTCGAGGAGCTGCCACACCGGTTGATGCTCTACACCGACGACGGCGAGGAGACGCTGGCCGCGGTGAACGCGCGGGGCGTACGGCCCCAGACCGCGCTGATCCGCCGGGCGAGTCTGGAGGACGTCTTCCTCACCCTCACCGGCCGCTCGCTCGTCGACTGACCCGCCCGACACGACGAGGAGACATGCACACACTGGCCAGGGCGCGTTCGGCGCCCGCGTTCCGCGAGCTCGGTTACTGGCTGTTCCGCTACCGCCGTACGTGGCGAGGGTCGATCGTCATCAGCGTGGCGAACCCGCTGCTCTTCCTGACCGCCCTCGGGCTGGGGCTGGGCAAGCTGGTCAACCGGAACGGCAGTGAGTACCTGCACGGCCATCCGTACGTGGAGTTCATCCTGCCCGGCATGCTGATCGCCGCGGTCATGCAGACCGCGTTCCTGGAGGCGGCCGGGCCGGTCATGGACGCCGTACGGCCGCGCGGGAACTACCGCGCCGCCGCGGCCACACCGCTCGCGCCGGCGGACATCCTCTACGGCCACCTCATGTACTGGGCCCTGCGCGCGGTCCAGAACTCCATCATGTTCACCGGCGTGAGCATCCTGTTCGGCGCCGTCAGCGTGTACCGCGCGCCGCTGCTCGTGCCGATCGCGCTGCTGGTCGCCGTCGCGTTCGCCACCCCGGCGGCGGCCTGGTCGGTGACCGTGACCCGGCGGTCCCAGCTCAACGCCATGTTCCGGTTCGTGGTCCTGCCGCTGTACATGTTCTCCGG
It encodes:
- a CDS encoding alpha/beta hydrolase-fold protein — translated: MSIAGELVTERFDYDGGRQVTVYVPPDPPEAVVFAGDGRLIARWGGVLEASAVPSTMIVGAHRPADETLRLHEYSPGFDPERFAAHETFFVGEVRRWARSRFGVALPAERTAVFGVSASGELALALGLRHPEVYGAVLCASPGAGYRPPGVMPSPLPRAYLVAGTLEPFFHENATRWAEALRDADADVVMTERVGSHGDAFWREEFPLMVAWAFAR
- a CDS encoding ABC transporter permease, translating into MHTLARARSAPAFRELGYWLFRYRRTWRGSIVISVANPLLFLTALGLGLGKLVNRNGSEYLHGHPYVEFILPGMLIAAVMQTAFLEAAGPVMDAVRPRGNYRAAAATPLAPADILYGHLMYWALRAVQNSIMFTGVSILFGAVSVYRAPLLVPIALLVAVAFATPAAAWSVTVTRRSQLNAMFRFVVLPLYMFSGTFFPIEQLPAWLRPVAWVTPLWHGVDLCRTVALGTATLPRTLIHTGYLAAMAIIGLLVARRNYRRKLHV
- a CDS encoding ABC transporter ATP-binding protein, whose amino-acid sequence is MTADASTVLIEARSLTKVYRKPGGREDFTAVDGIDLDVRRGEAFGVLGANGAGKSSTMRMIACVSPVSRGSLRILGRDSATDGAGIRARLGVVPQDDTIDGELTVRENLLIYGRYFGLSWKTLRERTRRLLEFTRLSEKADDAVATLSGGMRRRLTIARALINEPEIVLLDEPTTGLDPQARHLLWERLFQLKQDGVTLLLTTHYMDEAEQLCDRLVVMDAGRIVASGTPAELITRYTTREVVELRFAPDGRQIMADKCRGLVDRVEELPHRLMLYTDDGEETLAAVNARGVRPQTALIRRASLEDVFLTLTGRSLVD